The Novosphingobium terrae genome has a window encoding:
- a CDS encoding AlbA family DNA-binding domain-containing protein produces MIEMPIDAIDEAALQRLVDDQISEGRSLEFKRDLPGGGDEASREFLADVTSFANAQGGDIVYGIDEANGVAAAVTGVEADDPDAAILRLEGKLQTGVDPRLIGVRTSRVPLANGRSALVLRIPGSLSAPHRVTFRNGARFYGRNSRGKYELDVHDLRHAFTGAAQLPQQFRQLHAEAIAASQGVDMPFALDAFPTTVVSIAPLGLFREERQIAVTRDNAVVPVRGGGYALDTIEGVLQHGPVDKDGRVEAYAMTFRTGRVDAAFVIGGVRDVYGVERRLVWPGHFEQGLLAMASATQMQLRPHGIDGPWVILVSVCGAKGSGMIVGDGYPTPLAFRNDVLLGQHVVERLDAPTLMPIAEAFWLLFGSHRPNGRALGAER; encoded by the coding sequence TCGACGAGGCGGCACTTCAGCGCCTGGTTGACGATCAGATATCGGAAGGCCGCTCCCTCGAGTTCAAGCGTGATCTGCCTGGCGGCGGTGACGAGGCGTCCCGCGAGTTCCTCGCCGACGTGACCTCCTTTGCCAACGCCCAGGGCGGCGACATCGTCTACGGCATCGACGAGGCCAACGGGGTGGCGGCGGCTGTTACCGGAGTGGAGGCTGACGACCCGGATGCCGCGATCCTCAGGCTCGAAGGCAAGCTGCAGACCGGTGTCGATCCGCGCCTGATCGGCGTCAGGACGAGCCGGGTGCCGCTTGCCAACGGGCGTAGCGCCCTGGTCCTGCGCATTCCCGGCAGCCTGAGCGCGCCTCATCGCGTGACGTTCAGGAACGGCGCGCGCTTCTACGGGCGCAACAGCCGTGGGAAATACGAGCTGGACGTCCACGATCTGCGTCATGCGTTCACCGGCGCGGCGCAGCTGCCGCAGCAGTTCCGCCAGCTTCACGCCGAGGCGATCGCCGCCTCGCAGGGCGTGGACATGCCTTTCGCGCTGGATGCATTCCCGACAACGGTGGTCTCGATCGCGCCACTCGGGCTCTTTCGGGAAGAGCGCCAGATCGCCGTGACGCGCGACAACGCCGTCGTGCCCGTCCGTGGGGGAGGATATGCGCTCGATACGATCGAGGGTGTCCTGCAGCACGGGCCCGTCGACAAGGACGGCAGGGTCGAGGCCTATGCCATGACCTTTCGCACCGGGCGGGTCGATGCTGCCTTCGTGATCGGCGGCGTTCGCGACGTCTACGGGGTGGAGCGCCGCCTGGTCTGGCCGGGCCATTTCGAACAGGGGCTCCTGGCGATGGCTAGCGCCACGCAGATGCAGCTGCGGCCCCATGGCATCGACGGGCCCTGGGTGATCCTGGTCAGCGTCTGCGGAGCCAAGGGTTCCGGCATGATCGTCGGTGACGGCTATCCGACACCTCTGGCCTTCAGAAACGACGTCCTGCTCGGCCAGCATGTCGTCGAACGCCTCGATGCGCCCACGCTGATGCCAATCGCCGAAGCCTTCTGGCTGCTTTTCGGAAGTCACCGTCCGAACGGCAGGGCGCTCGGGGCTGAGCGCTAG